The following nucleotide sequence is from Pseudomonas sessilinigenes.
TACTGCTTGCTGCGCGGATCGCCCAGAGCCTGGTGCATATCTGTGTGCCGCAGAGCGATACGATCGCCACCTTGCGTTTCGTGTTCTTTTTCATCCAGATCCTGGCCATGGCGTGGATGGGTATCACCGTCGCGATCGCGTCCTGAAGCCCTATCCGGTTCACGCTGGATATTCACGGTGCGACTCTTCTATTTCCCGCTCGGAAGGGGCTTGACCAGGGGCAACAGGGCATCGAGCAACGCCTGTTGCGGGCACCGGAGAACTGTTTGGCTCGATGGGCTTGGCGATCATCCAGCCGTCGCCTATGGCGCTGATCAGGTCGCAAAGCAAGGAATGAATTCCACTGGAGGCCGGATGAACAAGGCACCAGCATAGAAAAATCTGTCCTAAAGCACCTGCTGGTAACCCTCTGGGCAAACCGGGTCAGCGCTGCTACAGACCCTGGTTGCGCGGCCTGTAGTGGGGCATTAGCCGAGGTGATAGAACCCCTGGTCGTCGCGCTGGACCTGGCCGCCGTGCTGCAACTCGTCCAGGTGTTGCAAGAGGGTCCGAGCCTCGGCAGCAGTCACCCAGGTCCCGGTAAAGCCTGTCGGGTACAGCAGGCGTTTCTCGACCATCTGGGCCAGGTTCAAGGGTCGCTCCTGCAACCAACCCAACAGGCGCCTCTCTCGCTCGTCGATCTTGGCGGTGAATGCCTGCAGATCCTCCAGGAAGCGCTGGCGGTCGGTGTAGACACCGCGATGGTGGGAAGTCACCCAGGTCCTGGCGGGAATCTGCGGCAGGCGCTGGAGGCTGCGTCGAAAATCCACCAGGTTCGAACTGGCATCGCCGTAATAGGGGCCGAAGCTGCTCAAGTCGATGTCACCAATGAAGGCCACGCCTTCCGGCTCCACCAGCAGCACGGTGTGGCCTGCCGTATGGCCGGGCAGGTGAACGGCATGGATGCTGGAGCCTCCCAGGTCCCAGGATGCACCGTCCTCATAACCCAGGGCATCGGGGCGTGGGGCATAGAAGAATTCATCCTGCAAGCGCTTGAGCATCTGCTGGATGGCACAAGCCTCGCTGAGGCCGAAGGCCGCGGCCATTCCTTCCCAACTGCGCGCTGCCGGCAAGTCTGCCTGGTGCACATGGACTTGCGCATCGGGAAGCCGATGCAGGCCGGCCATGTGGTCTTCATGGGCATGGCCCAGGACGACCAGTTCGGTCGCGTCGAACAGGGGGCCGATGCTGTTGGAGCTGATCGGGGTATCCAGGGCTGCCAGGGTGTCCGTGCCCTTGATCAGCACCTGGTTGCCGTCCGGGTATTTGCCGTTGCGCTCGCCCAGGAACACCGATACGCGCCCGAACTGCAGGTGGTCCATGCCATTGGTTGAGCCTCGGTGGTTGCCAGTCATCATCTCGGGCCTCGCACTCGCTTAGGGCATCTGGCGTCACTGTAATGATTTAGTGGCGATGATGGCGAGAAACATCACTTGGCGGCGAGCACCCTCGCAACGCTCGGGAAAACGGCGGCTCAGGCTTGCGCGCCCTTGGCATAGGCGCTGATGACTTCCTCCCGCGCAGCCAGGCGCTGCAGGTAGGCGGTGATATTGGGCAGGTCGTCGATATCCACATTCAGTTGGGCGTGGATGCGTAGCCAGGGATAGATGGCCATGTCAGCAATGGAATAGTCGTGGCAGATGAAATCCTGGTCCTGCAGGGCGTTTTCCAGCGTATCGAACAAGGCGGCGGTCTGCTTCAAGTAACGGTCGCGGGCGTAATGGTGGGCCTGGGCATCGAGCTGGAGGAAATGATAATGCTGCCCGGCCATGGGGCCCAGGCTGCTGATCTGCCAGGCCAGCCAGTGCAATACCGCATAACGTTGCGTACCCACCGCTGGCAGAAAGCGCGAGTGAGTCTCCGCCAGGTACTGCAGGATGGCGCCTGACTCCGGGAGGACCAAGGCTTGTGCGTGGTCGACAAGCAACGGAATCTTTGCATGGGGCGTCAAGCGTGCGAAGTCCGCCCGATGCTGGTCGCCCAAGGCGAGGTCCAAGCGCTGGATTCGATAAGCAACGTCCAGCGCTTCCAGCATGATCAGGATCTTGTGGCCATTGGCCGTCGGCGCGAAATACAGGGTGTACATGGTGATGGCTCCCATGGCCGGGAATAGGCAGGGCGGCGCGGTCAGGCTGGCTCGATCCGCGCCGACGATTCAGGCGATGGGATAACGCTTGAACAGGTCGCTGCATTCCAGCCGCTCGGCATGGGCTCCCAAGCTTGGGAAGTCATCGGCCTTGACCACATCCGGGAGCATCAACTGCATGAAGGACCAGGCCACTGCGCTGGTGATGGCGGCCTGGTCGAGGCGTGGCTCTTGAGCCCGCTCGGCCAGAAGCTGTTGTTCCAGCTCGGTGCAGGCGGCCAGCAGTTGCCGGGTGACACGCTCGAGCCAGGGCTGATGCAGTTTTTCGGCTGGCCGAAGGTTGTGTTCATAGACGATCTGGACGGTTTTCTCGCAAGCCGCCAATGCCAGGCCCAAGGTACGCAGGGCCTTGGCCAAGGCCTGGGGTTGTTGGGGCAGCAGCTTGCCGGAGGCAGGGCTGGTGGCTTCGAAGTAGTCGAGGATCAGTGTCGAATCCATCAGCACGCTACCGTCGTCGAGCACCAGGCTGGGGGCCTTCACCGCCGGGTTGATCCTGGAAAAAGCTTCGAAGGTGCTGAACACCGACAACGGCTCATGCTCGAACGCCACGCCGTACAGCTCCAATGAAATAGCCACCCGCCGGACATAAGGCGAATCCAGCATGCCAATCAGTTTCATTCGTCACTCTCCCTGGTTTGTATGGCGCGCTGTGTCACATTTCAGGCCACAGCTTCACTGTTTCTTACGTTAGGAGAATTTGGCCGACTAGAATATCGGTATTTCCCTTCATCAATGGTAAGTAGAGCTTACATGTCGAGCATCCCGCCGATTTCCTGCCTGCGCAGTTTCGAAGCCGTTGCCAGGCTAGGCAGCGTCACCGCCGCCTCCAGGGAACTGCACGTCACCCACTCGGCCATCAGCCAGCAGATCAAGGTCCTGGAGGAGTTGCTTGGCGTGACCTTGTTCGTTCGCGAAGGGCGTGGTGTGCGGGTCAGCGAAGACGGGCGCCTGTATGCCTTGCAGATCCGCGAGGCACTGGGCGGCATCGACGAAGCGACCCGAATGATCAAGACCCAGCCTAGGTCCACCGAGCTGGTGGTCGCCGTGTTGCCATCGTTCGGGCTGAACTGGCTGTTGCCGCGTTTGCCGCGCTTCCAGCAATTGCATCCTCATATCAATGTGCGCCTGCAGGCAGGACTGGCGGTATCGAACCTGAACCGGGAGTCCGTGGACCTCGCCATCCGCATGGGCAAGGGTGATTGGGAAGGGCTGGAGCAGCAGGTGCTGTTCCACGATGAAACGCTGGTGGTCGCATCGCCCCGGTTCAACGACGGGGTCCTGCCCAGAACGGCGCAAGAGATCATCGACAGCAGGATCGTCTTCAGCATGGAGTCATGGCAGCCCTGGTGCCAGGCCGCAGGGCTGGACGTCGATATCCCGCGGACCGGGCTGTGCAGCAATGATTCGAACCTGGTGCTGCAGGCGGTGCGCCTCGGCCAGGGTATCGCACTGGAGCGCCGCAGCCTGGTGCATGACGCCATCCAGCGTGGAGAGCTGGTGCAGTTGGGCCAGGTCACGGCGCCTTATCCCTATCCTTACTGGCAGGTGCTGCCCGATCGCGAGCATTCGAAGGCCAAGCAAGCGGCCTTCTCCAGCTGGCTGGCCGCCGAAGTCGAGGCCTACCTTGATGAGCTGGCCACGCAGGAGGCGGCGCTGGCAATTGCACCTTGACCTTGAACCAGGCTTCAACGTTAGCGTCGGTGACTGATCGAGGAGGGCGCCAATGCCGCCTCACCACCCTGTCAGGAGCAGCATCATGAACGAGCACGCCAGCCCCGAACCCACGTCATGGATGATCTATGGCGCCTATGGCTACACCGGCGAACTGATTGCCAGGGAGGCGGTCAAGCGCGGATTGCGCCCCGTGCTTGCCGGCCGCAGCCGTGCCAAGGTCGAGCCACTGGCTCGTGAACTGGGGCTGGCGATGCAGATATTCGGCCTCGATGATGCCGCACAACTGGCCACGGAGCTCCAGGGGCAAGCCCTGGTCCTGCATTGCGCCGGGCCATTCTCCGCAACGGCGGCGCCGATGATGCAGGCTTGCCTTGAGGCCAGGGCGCATTATCTGGACATCACAGGGGAGATTGCCGTCTTCGAACAGGCCCAAGCCCTGAACCTGCGGGCCCGGGAAGCCGGCGTGGTGATCTGCCCGGGCGTGGGTTTCGATGTGATTCCTACCGATTGCGTGGCCGCTGCGCTCAAGGCAGCACTGCCCGATGCCACGTACCTGGCCTTGGGGTTCGACTCGCGCTCGAGTTTTTCCCCGGGGACCGCCAAGACATCGGTGGAGGGGTTGGCGCAAGGCGGCAAGGTACGGCGCGATGGCAAGATCGTCTCGGTGCCGCTGGCCTATCAGGTGCGGCGCATCGATTTCGGCGCCGGAGAGAAACTCGCCATGACCATTCCCTGGGGCGATGTCTCCACCGCTTATCACACCACTGGCATTGCCAACATCGAAGTCTTTATCCCGGGTTCTGCCGGCATGGTCCGTGGCGCCAGGCTGGCTAACCTGGTGCGTC
It contains:
- a CDS encoding MBL fold metallo-hydrolase, coding for MMTGNHRGSTNGMDHLQFGRVSVFLGERNGKYPDGNQVLIKGTDTLAALDTPISSNSIGPLFDATELVVLGHAHEDHMAGLHRLPDAQVHVHQADLPAARSWEGMAAAFGLSEACAIQQMLKRLQDEFFYAPRPDALGYEDGASWDLGGSSIHAVHLPGHTAGHTVLLVEPEGVAFIGDIDLSSFGPYYGDASSNLVDFRRSLQRLPQIPARTWVTSHHRGVYTDRQRFLEDLQAFTAKIDERERRLLGWLQERPLNLAQMVEKRLLYPTGFTGTWVTAAEARTLLQHLDELQHGGQVQRDDQGFYHLG
- a CDS encoding glutathione S-transferase, with translation MKLIGMLDSPYVRRVAISLELYGVAFEHEPLSVFSTFEAFSRINPAVKAPSLVLDDGSVLMDSTLILDYFEATSPASGKLLPQQPQALAKALRTLGLALAACEKTVQIVYEHNLRPAEKLHQPWLERVTRQLLAACTELEQQLLAERAQEPRLDQAAITSAVAWSFMQLMLPDVVKADDFPSLGAHAERLECSDLFKRYPIA
- a CDS encoding saccharopine dehydrogenase family protein, which encodes MNEHASPEPTSWMIYGAYGYTGELIAREAVKRGLRPVLAGRSRAKVEPLARELGLAMQIFGLDDAAQLATELQGQALVLHCAGPFSATAAPMMQACLEARAHYLDITGEIAVFEQAQALNLRAREAGVVICPGVGFDVIPTDCVAAALKAALPDATYLALGFDSRSSFSPGTAKTSVEGLAQGGKVRRDGKIVSVPLAYQVRRIDFGAGEKLAMTIPWGDVSTAYHTTGIANIEVFIPGSAGMVRGARLANLVRPLLGLAWVQKWLKARISKTVVGPDDTKRADQGTFVWGEARNARGERKVARLHTANVYSLTITGALAVVEHLLQARPSAGAYTPAKLLGAELVTRLPGSGTLRIE
- a CDS encoding LysR substrate-binding domain-containing protein translates to MSSIPPISCLRSFEAVARLGSVTAASRELHVTHSAISQQIKVLEELLGVTLFVREGRGVRVSEDGRLYALQIREALGGIDEATRMIKTQPRSTELVVAVLPSFGLNWLLPRLPRFQQLHPHINVRLQAGLAVSNLNRESVDLAIRMGKGDWEGLEQQVLFHDETLVVASPRFNDGVLPRTAQEIIDSRIVFSMESWQPWCQAAGLDVDIPRTGLCSNDSNLVLQAVRLGQGIALERRSLVHDAIQRGELVQLGQVTAPYPYPYWQVLPDREHSKAKQAAFSSWLAAEVEAYLDELATQEAALAIAP
- a CDS encoding glutathione S-transferase family protein; this translates as MYTLYFAPTANGHKILIMLEALDVAYRIQRLDLALGDQHRADFARLTPHAKIPLLVDHAQALVLPESGAILQYLAETHSRFLPAVGTQRYAVLHWLAWQISSLGPMAGQHYHFLQLDAQAHHYARDRYLKQTAALFDTLENALQDQDFICHDYSIADMAIYPWLRIHAQLNVDIDDLPNITAYLQRLAAREEVISAYAKGAQA